The following coding sequences are from one Rhodobiaceae bacterium window:
- the cutM gene encoding carbon monoxide dehydrogenase medium chain, with protein sequence MYQFDYHRAQTVAEAAELLAANDENTLLAGGQTLIPTLKQRLAMPATLVDIGNIADLNFIKAEGNAITIGAATKHADVASSPDVAKHLPALAHLAAHIGDPAVRNRGTIGGSLANNDPAADYPAAALGLDAKIHTNKRLIDADPYFTGMFETALEEDEIITEVTFPHPDKAAYVKFPNPASRYAMVGVFVAKTAIDIRVAVTGAGANGVFRVKEMEDALGSNWSPDAVTGIKVPEDDLLSDLHGAADYRSHLISVMAGRAVAATM encoded by the coding sequence ATGTACCAGTTCGACTATCATCGCGCACAAACAGTCGCTGAAGCAGCAGAACTTCTCGCCGCCAATGACGAAAACACATTGCTTGCCGGTGGACAAACCCTCATCCCGACGCTGAAGCAACGCCTGGCCATGCCGGCAACGCTGGTCGATATCGGCAACATCGCCGATCTCAATTTCATCAAAGCCGAGGGAAACGCGATCACCATAGGCGCGGCGACGAAGCACGCGGATGTCGCTTCCTCACCTGACGTGGCAAAGCACCTTCCTGCCCTCGCCCATCTTGCAGCACATATCGGTGACCCAGCTGTGCGCAACCGCGGCACCATTGGCGGGTCCCTCGCAAACAACGATCCTGCAGCTGATTATCCGGCCGCAGCGCTGGGGCTGGACGCAAAGATTCACACCAACAAACGTCTGATTGACGCTGATCCCTATTTCACAGGCATGTTTGAAACAGCCTTGGAAGAAGACGAGATCATCACGGAAGTCACCTTCCCTCATCCGGATAAAGCGGCCTACGTCAAATTCCCGAACCCTGCGTCACGTTACGCCATGGTCGGTGTTTTTGTCGCCAAAACCGCCATCGACATTCGTGTTGCTGTCACAGGCGCAGGTGCCAATGGTGTCTTCCGCGTGAAAGAAATGGAAGACGCGCTTGGTAGTAACTGGTCACCCGACGCCGTCACAGGAATCAAGGTTCCTGAAGATGACCTTCTGTCCGACCTTCATGGTGCTGCGGACTATCGCAGCCACCTCATCTCTGTGATGGCAGGACGCGCCGTTGCAGCGACCATGTGA
- the mrpA gene encoding Na(+)/H(+) antiporter subunit A, with the protein MTDLFPPFLLFVAGAALLPFIPNGHPRALAAIIVPIISAYLIWMMPEGMYGQFTLVGQEITLLRVDKLSTIFGFVFSLAAFLALIYAWHVRDTIQQTMSLLYAGAAIGAVFAGDLVSLFIFWEGTAIASVFLIWARRTEGAYWTGMRYLIVQVGSGVILLAGIVLQYSETGSMAFEAMTLGSPATWAIFIAFGVKCAFPLLHNWMPDAYPAATVTGTVILSAFTTKLAVYALARGFAGTEILIYIGATMAIFPVFYAVIENDLRRVLTYSLNQQLGFMVVGIGVGTELALNGTSAHAFASVLYQALLFMSIGAVLFRTGTAKASDLGGLYKTMPLTMVFCVIGAASISSFPLFSGFVSKSLILSGSVHEGHYIVWGILLFASAGAFIHSGIKVPFFAFFAQDSGLRPKEAPWNMLLAMGITAFLCIAVGVYPDPLYALLPYDVDYVPYTTTHVVTQLQLLFFSTLAFAVLMRTGIYPLALKSVNLDFDWTYRKLGPALIRGIRSLIRAVWGALIGAGLRSVNFGIAALGRAHGPDGLLARAWPTGSMVLWIAVLLGATLLLNYM; encoded by the coding sequence ATGACTGATCTTTTCCCGCCTTTCCTTCTGTTTGTTGCAGGTGCAGCGCTCTTGCCCTTTATTCCGAATGGGCATCCCAGAGCACTCGCCGCTATCATCGTGCCGATCATCAGCGCCTACTTAATCTGGATGATGCCAGAAGGCATGTACGGTCAGTTCACCCTGGTCGGCCAGGAAATCACACTGCTGAGAGTAGATAAGCTCTCCACCATCTTCGGATTTGTCTTCTCTCTCGCCGCGTTCCTTGCGCTCATCTACGCTTGGCATGTGCGCGACACGATCCAGCAGACAATGTCGCTGCTCTATGCAGGTGCGGCCATCGGCGCTGTCTTTGCCGGCGACCTCGTTTCACTTTTCATCTTTTGGGAAGGCACCGCTATTGCTTCCGTCTTTCTCATCTGGGCGAGACGCACCGAAGGCGCCTATTGGACGGGAATGCGCTACCTCATCGTTCAGGTAGGGTCCGGCGTTATCCTATTGGCGGGTATAGTACTTCAGTATAGCGAAACGGGATCTATGGCGTTTGAAGCTATGACGCTAGGAAGCCCCGCGACGTGGGCCATCTTCATCGCCTTCGGCGTCAAATGCGCCTTCCCCTTGCTGCACAATTGGATGCCGGACGCTTACCCTGCTGCGACTGTAACGGGAACAGTGATCCTGTCAGCCTTCACCACGAAGCTCGCTGTTTACGCCCTCGCACGTGGCTTTGCAGGCACGGAAATTCTCATCTATATCGGCGCCACCATGGCTATCTTCCCGGTTTTTTATGCGGTTATCGAGAACGATCTCCGACGGGTGTTGACCTATAGCTTGAACCAACAACTGGGATTTATGGTGGTTGGAATTGGTGTTGGGACCGAACTGGCCCTGAATGGGACAAGTGCGCACGCCTTTGCCAGCGTTCTCTACCAGGCGCTGCTCTTTATGAGCATTGGCGCAGTACTTTTCAGAACGGGAACGGCCAAGGCCTCCGACCTTGGGGGGCTCTATAAGACCATGCCGCTCACAATGGTCTTTTGTGTGATTGGCGCGGCTTCCATTTCTTCCTTCCCACTTTTTTCAGGCTTTGTGAGTAAATCGCTCATCCTGTCTGGCTCTGTGCACGAAGGTCATTACATCGTTTGGGGTATCTTGCTTTTTGCGTCGGCAGGGGCGTTCATCCACTCGGGCATCAAAGTCCCCTTTTTCGCCTTCTTCGCGCAAGACAGCGGCTTGCGTCCAAAAGAAGCGCCCTGGAACATGCTCCTGGCGATGGGCATCACGGCCTTCCTCTGCATCGCAGTGGGAGTCTACCCAGATCCGCTCTATGCGCTTCTACCCTATGATGTTGACTATGTGCCCTACACAACGACCCATGTGGTGACGCAGCTTCAGCTTCTCTTCTTCTCCACACTGGCTTTTGCTGTGCTCATGAGAACCGGGATTTATCCACTGGCGCTGAAATCGGTAAACCTCGATTTTGATTGGACCTATAGAAAACTCGGTCCTGCGCTCATCAGGGGGATCCGCTCGCTCATCAGGGCTGTTTGGGGTGCCCTCATCGGCGCCGGCCTTCGGAGCGTGAACTTCGGCATAGCCGCCTTGGGACGCGCTCATGGCCCGGACGGCCTTCTTGCTCGCGCCTGGCCAACCGGATCTATGGTGCTTTGGATTGCTGTGCTCCTTGGCGCAACGCTTCTACTAAACTATATGTGA
- a CDS encoding VWA domain containing CoxE-like protein, whose protein sequence is MTESSGHIAENITHFGRVLRRAGVPVGPRQVLDAIEAVQVAGVRSESDLYWALHTTLIRTQDMREIFNQAFHVFWRDPRMLERMMAMMLPELTLPREDPDEKTSRRLAEALLNQENTPAQEPEPDIEIDARETMSAAEILRTKDFEQMSAAEIAEARKALSRLRLQHDKVLTRRTRPSSRGSLIDMRASLRASLRGGDIIPLKRRERRHRPPPIVVLCDISGSMSVYARTFLHFLHALTNHRDRVHTFLFGTRLTHVSRQLRHKDIDEALTAVSRAVEDWDGGTRIGETLRRFNVDWSRRVLGQGATVLLVTDGLDRDGADGLESEVARLQRASRRLIWLNPLLRYDAFEPKALGIRTMLPHVDEFRPVHNMASFEDLVASLSAPKRKWPTAA, encoded by the coding sequence ATGACAGAAAGCTCTGGTCATATAGCTGAGAATATCACGCATTTTGGACGCGTCTTGCGTCGCGCCGGTGTCCCTGTCGGGCCACGCCAGGTCCTCGACGCCATAGAAGCAGTACAAGTTGCCGGAGTCAGATCAGAGAGTGATCTCTACTGGGCACTGCACACGACCCTTATTCGCACTCAGGATATGCGGGAAATCTTCAATCAGGCCTTCCATGTATTCTGGCGTGATCCCCGCATGCTGGAACGCATGATGGCCATGATGCTTCCAGAACTCACCCTACCGCGAGAGGATCCAGACGAGAAGACCAGCCGAAGGCTCGCAGAAGCGCTGCTCAATCAAGAAAACACGCCAGCGCAAGAACCCGAGCCGGACATTGAAATCGATGCCAGGGAAACAATGTCGGCGGCCGAAATCTTGCGGACCAAGGATTTCGAACAGATGAGTGCCGCGGAAATTGCGGAAGCACGAAAAGCCCTTTCCCGCCTTCGCCTGCAACATGACAAAGTGCTGACCCGCAGAACCCGCCCCTCCTCTCGCGGTTCGCTCATCGATATGCGTGCGTCGCTCCGGGCCTCACTGCGGGGTGGGGACATCATCCCTCTCAAGCGTCGCGAACGCAGACATCGCCCGCCACCAATAGTCGTGCTATGCGACATTTCCGGGTCCATGAGTGTCTACGCCAGAACATTCCTACACTTCCTCCACGCCCTCACCAATCATAGAGACCGCGTCCACACCTTTCTGTTCGGCACACGCCTCACGCACGTTTCCCGCCAACTTCGTCACAAGGATATTGATGAGGCGCTGACAGCTGTTTCAAGGGCGGTTGAAGACTGGGACGGTGGCACGCGCATCGGCGAAACGCTCCGACGTTTCAATGTGGACTGGTCCCGGCGTGTGTTGGGTCAAGGCGCAACGGTCCTTCTAGTGACTGATGGTCTGGATAGAGACGGCGCAGACGGCCTGGAGTCGGAAGTCGCCCGCCTTCAGCGTGCAAGTCGCAGACTGATCTGGCTCAACCCGCTGCTGCGCTATGATGCATTTGAGCCCAAGGCCCTTGGCATTAGAACCATGCTACCCCATGTGGATGAATTCAGACCTGTCCACAACATGGCGTCCTTTGAGGATCTTGTGGCATCCTTGAGTGCCCCAAAAAGAAAATGGCCGACAGCAGCATGA
- the coxL gene encoding carbon monoxide dehydrogenase large chain, with translation MSSSGIGQAVRRKEDKRFITGAGRYTDDLNRPGQTHAYFLRSPHAHAKINGIDLTEAVAAPGVVSIFTGSDVAADGLGGLICGWTVHSKDGSEMKAGAHPILAEDTVRYVGDHVAMVVAETYAQAKSAAELISVDYDVLDAAADVGRAQDGAAPQVHAEAPGNTCFDWELGNKPETLAALKNAAHVIKLDLTNNRLIPNAMEPRAAIADYDSGTDEYTLWTTSQNPHVARLVLSAFVGVAPEHKLRVIAPDVGGGFGSKIFIYAEETACTWASAKIKRPIKWTAERSESFLSDAHGRDHVSHAELAVAEDGTFLGLHVQTKANLGAYLSTFASSVPTYLYGTLLSGQYALPAVYVEVDGVFTHTAPVDAYRGAGRPEATYLIERIVETAARELGFDPAELRRKNFIRTFPHQTPVIMNYDIGDYDASLDKALALVDYDGFPARKAETESRGKKRGIGFSTYIEACGLAPSAAVGSLGAGVGMWESAEVQVAPTGKIEIFTGSHSHGQGHETTFAQLVCERIGVPIEDVEIIHGDTGRVQFGMGTYGSRSGSVGMSALANALDKIEAKAKKIAAHLMEADAGDIELKDGVFTVTGTDKELAWAELALGAYTAHGFPTSEIEPGLKENAFYDPLNFTFPSGCHICEVEIDPDTGVTQIANFVAVDDFGVIVNPMIVEGQVQGGIAQGIGQALFEAAHYDETGQLITGSFMDYCMPRADDLPDFNLDFTKTDCPSNPMGMKGCGEAGAIASPPAVINAITDALGVRDIKMPATPARVWAALAAPSPSSD, from the coding sequence ATGAGCTCATCAGGAATAGGACAGGCTGTCCGCCGTAAGGAAGACAAGCGGTTCATCACAGGTGCCGGGCGATATACCGATGACCTGAACCGCCCAGGCCAGACCCATGCCTATTTTCTGCGCAGCCCTCACGCCCATGCCAAGATCAATGGCATTGATCTTACAGAAGCTGTTGCTGCACCGGGTGTCGTCAGCATTTTCACCGGCTCTGACGTCGCTGCCGATGGCCTTGGCGGATTGATCTGCGGCTGGACCGTCCATTCAAAAGATGGCTCTGAAATGAAAGCCGGTGCCCACCCGATCTTGGCTGAAGACACTGTGCGCTATGTCGGCGATCACGTCGCCATGGTTGTGGCCGAAACCTATGCCCAGGCAAAATCAGCCGCTGAACTGATTAGTGTCGACTATGACGTCCTTGATGCCGCAGCTGACGTTGGTAGGGCGCAGGATGGGGCCGCGCCGCAAGTCCATGCGGAAGCACCGGGCAATACCTGCTTCGATTGGGAGCTTGGAAACAAGCCAGAAACGCTAGCGGCCCTTAAGAACGCCGCTCATGTCATCAAGCTGGATCTCACCAACAATCGCCTGATCCCCAATGCCATGGAACCCCGCGCTGCCATTGCGGATTATGACAGCGGGACAGACGAATACACATTGTGGACCACCAGCCAGAACCCCCATGTTGCGAGGCTTGTCCTATCCGCCTTTGTCGGCGTGGCACCAGAACACAAACTGCGGGTTATTGCGCCGGACGTTGGCGGCGGCTTTGGTTCCAAGATTTTCATCTACGCAGAAGAGACAGCCTGCACCTGGGCCTCCGCGAAAATCAAACGTCCGATCAAATGGACGGCAGAGCGCAGCGAGTCCTTTCTCTCAGACGCACATGGCCGCGATCATGTGAGCCATGCAGAACTGGCTGTGGCGGAAGATGGAACCTTTCTGGGCCTGCATGTTCAGACCAAAGCCAATCTCGGCGCCTATCTATCGACTTTCGCGTCGTCCGTTCCGACCTATCTCTACGGCACCCTGCTTTCGGGCCAATATGCCCTTCCCGCAGTCTATGTTGAAGTCGACGGTGTGTTTACCCATACCGCCCCTGTAGATGCCTATCGCGGCGCAGGACGCCCTGAAGCGACCTATCTAATCGAGCGGATCGTCGAGACGGCTGCACGTGAACTCGGGTTCGATCCAGCAGAACTCCGTCGCAAGAATTTCATCCGTACATTCCCGCATCAGACGCCAGTCATTATGAATTATGACATTGGTGACTACGACGCCTCCCTCGATAAAGCACTCGCACTGGTCGACTATGACGGGTTTCCAGCCCGCAAAGCTGAGACCGAGAGCCGCGGCAAGAAGCGGGGCATCGGTTTCTCTACCTATATTGAGGCCTGTGGCCTAGCTCCTTCTGCTGCCGTGGGCTCCCTCGGCGCAGGTGTTGGCATGTGGGAGAGTGCAGAGGTTCAAGTTGCACCCACCGGCAAGATTGAGATTTTTACCGGATCACACAGCCACGGCCAAGGCCATGAGACAACCTTCGCACAGCTTGTCTGCGAACGGATTGGCGTGCCCATTGAGGATGTTGAGATCATCCACGGGGATACGGGCCGCGTGCAGTTTGGCATGGGTACTTATGGCTCCCGCTCTGGCTCTGTCGGCATGAGCGCGCTCGCAAATGCACTCGATAAAATCGAAGCCAAGGCGAAGAAAATCGCCGCTCACCTTATGGAAGCGGACGCAGGCGACATTGAGTTGAAAGACGGTGTCTTCACGGTCACTGGAACCGACAAGGAACTCGCCTGGGCAGAACTTGCGCTCGGCGCTTATACAGCCCACGGGTTCCCGACCTCTGAGATCGAGCCAGGGTTGAAGGAGAATGCCTTTTACGACCCGCTCAACTTCACCTTCCCGTCGGGCTGTCATATCTGCGAAGTGGAAATAGATCCAGACACCGGCGTGACACAGATCGCTAATTTTGTCGCTGTGGATGATTTCGGCGTGATTGTGAACCCCATGATCGTGGAAGGTCAGGTCCAGGGAGGTATCGCCCAGGGGATCGGACAGGCACTCTTCGAGGCGGCGCATTATGATGAGACCGGTCAGCTGATCACCGGCTCCTTCATGGACTATTGCATGCCCCGCGCCGACGACCTGCCCGACTTCAATCTAGACTTCACCAAAACAGACTGCCCGTCAAACCCCATGGGCATGAAGGGCTGTGGTGAGGCAGGCGCAATCGCCTCGCCCCCCGCCGTGATCAACGCCATTACAGACGCTCTCGGCGTCCGTGACATCAAAATGCCAGCAACCCCTGCACGTGTATGGGCGGCGCTCGCCGCACCATCACCCAGCTCTGATTGA
- a CDS encoding carbon monoxide dehydrogenase subunit G (CoxG), with product MEMTGEFRIPAPQADVWAALNDPEVLQQSIPGAESVEKTSDTGFAAVAKAKVGPVSAKFKGNVTLSDIDAPNGYKISGEGSGGAAGFAKGSAVVKLTPDGDGTILSYEVQATVGGKLAQVGQRFIDSTAKKMADEFFTSFAAITGGTTEEEVDVIAPTHVPLVPDEEAGLGLAPWMWGTLVIAGALIAIYVVTI from the coding sequence ATGGAAATGACTGGCGAATTCCGTATTCCCGCTCCTCAAGCTGATGTTTGGGCAGCCCTCAATGATCCTGAAGTGCTTCAGCAATCCATTCCTGGGGCCGAAAGTGTTGAAAAAACCAGCGACACGGGATTTGCTGCCGTTGCGAAAGCGAAAGTCGGACCTGTTAGTGCCAAATTCAAAGGCAATGTAACCCTCTCCGATATAGATGCCCCCAACGGGTACAAAATCAGCGGCGAAGGCTCCGGCGGCGCTGCTGGCTTTGCGAAAGGATCCGCTGTCGTGAAACTCACCCCAGACGGTGACGGCACTATTCTGAGCTACGAAGTTCAGGCCACAGTAGGCGGCAAGCTTGCGCAGGTCGGACAGAGGTTTATCGACTCCACAGCCAAAAAAATGGCGGATGAATTCTTCACATCGTTTGCAGCAATTACAGGAGGCACGACAGAAGAAGAAGTCGACGTCATTGCCCCGACCCATGTGCCGCTGGTGCCTGATGAAGAGGCAGGGCTCGGCCTCGCTCCTTGGATGTGGGGCACACTTGTGATCGCGGGCGCATTGATTGCGATCTACGTCGTTACCATCTAA
- the pucA gene encoding putative xanthine dehydrogenase subunit A, translating to MKQETLKRILSAQAAKQPIVLASNLETNEQLTLMQDQTDQPDWMLAAVGAAIRSDKSRVTEAPDGIPWFFNVFNPPLRLIIVGAVHIAQPLARMGLEAGYDVSVVDPRESFASPERFPNVALISEWPDEALQNLELDARTAVVTLTHDPKLDDPALHVALKSAAFYIGALGSKKTQAARQQRLTDAGFADAEIARICGPVGLNIGAKSPAEIAISILAEVTQALRQEHS from the coding sequence ATGAAGCAGGAAACCTTGAAACGGATTTTGAGCGCTCAGGCCGCGAAACAGCCGATTGTGCTGGCGTCAAACCTTGAGACCAACGAACAGCTAACTCTCATGCAGGACCAAACTGATCAGCCAGATTGGATGCTCGCAGCCGTCGGCGCCGCCATACGCTCCGACAAAAGCCGTGTGACTGAAGCACCTGATGGGATACCCTGGTTCTTCAACGTCTTTAACCCGCCGCTCCGCCTTATCATTGTCGGAGCTGTCCACATCGCGCAGCCGCTGGCACGCATGGGATTGGAGGCTGGCTATGATGTCAGCGTCGTCGATCCAAGAGAGTCCTTCGCCTCCCCTGAGCGCTTCCCAAATGTCGCCCTGATCAGCGAGTGGCCCGACGAGGCACTTCAAAACCTAGAGCTTGATGCCCGCACCGCAGTCGTCACCCTCACCCACGATCCAAAACTGGATGACCCCGCCCTTCATGTCGCGTTGAAGTCGGCCGCTTTCTATATCGGTGCCCTGGGCAGCAAGAAGACCCAGGCCGCCCGTCAACAACGTCTCACTGACGCAGGCTTTGCCGACGCAGAAATTGCGCGCATCTGTGGGCCCGTCGGCCTCAACATTGGCGCAAAAAGCCCCGCGGAAATCGCTATCTCAATCCTTGCAGAAGTCACTCAGGCACTTCGGCAGGAGCACTCATGA
- a CDS encoding AAA domain (dynein-related subfamily), which translates to MTISLPASIDETAALLSSGAYVADRSLATVLFLALKMGRPLFLEGEAGVGKTEIAKVLANALGRKLIRLQCYEGLDTAAAVYEWNYQAQMIEIRLAEAQGVEDRNLLAKDVFDDRFLIRRPLLQALEPDVNGPPVLLIDELDRTDEPFEAYLLEVLSDFQITIPEIGTVKAAEPPIVIVTSNRTREIHDALKRRCLYHWVDYPDADRELEIVRLKAPDAAEDLSQQIVTFVQALRERDLYKQPGIAETLDWANALTQLNAVSLSERNINDTLGTLLKYQDDIAQVRGSDAAQILDELKTAAE; encoded by the coding sequence ATGACCATTTCTCTTCCCGCCTCAATCGACGAGACAGCGGCGCTGCTGTCGAGCGGCGCTTATGTCGCTGATCGATCCCTCGCGACCGTTCTCTTCTTGGCACTCAAAATGGGCCGCCCGCTTTTCCTTGAAGGTGAAGCCGGTGTTGGCAAAACAGAGATTGCGAAAGTGCTTGCAAACGCCTTGGGGCGAAAGCTCATTCGCTTGCAATGCTATGAAGGCCTTGATACCGCCGCCGCGGTTTATGAGTGGAACTATCAGGCACAGATGATTGAAATCCGCCTGGCAGAAGCACAAGGCGTCGAAGATCGCAATCTACTCGCCAAAGATGTGTTCGATGATCGGTTTTTGATCAGGCGCCCGCTTCTGCAAGCGCTGGAGCCAGACGTCAACGGTCCGCCGGTTCTCCTCATCGATGAACTCGACAGAACAGATGAGCCCTTCGAAGCCTATTTGCTGGAAGTGCTGTCAGACTTTCAGATCACCATTCCCGAGATTGGAACTGTGAAGGCCGCAGAGCCGCCCATCGTGATCGTCACGTCCAATCGGACCCGCGAGATCCATGATGCGCTGAAGCGCCGCTGCCTCTATCACTGGGTGGACTACCCCGATGCAGATCGAGAACTGGAAATCGTGCGCTTGAAAGCACCTGATGCGGCAGAAGACCTGTCTCAACAGATCGTTACCTTCGTGCAGGCGCTGCGAGAGCGTGATCTCTATAAGCAGCCCGGCATTGCCGAAACGCTCGATTGGGCCAATGCCCTCACTCAGCTAAACGCCGTCTCCCTGAGTGAAAGAAATATCAATGATACGCTTGGGACCCTGCTTAAGTATCAAGACGACATTGCGCAGGTACGTGGGTCCGACGCAGCTCAAATACTGGATGAACTGAAAACTGCGGCCGAATGA
- the pucA gene encoding putative xanthine dehydrogenase subunit A — MTETETHSDDNVLAQASAWADAGHKVALATVIETWGSAPRPVGSQLAIREDATFVGSVSGGCIEGDVVTRALDAIQSETPEVLEYGVADAMAWEVGLACGGKIRIYLEPLTVA; from the coding sequence ATGACCGAAACAGAAACACATTCAGACGACAATGTCCTCGCGCAAGCGTCAGCCTGGGCAGATGCTGGACATAAGGTTGCACTTGCCACCGTCATCGAAACCTGGGGCTCAGCACCCCGCCCTGTTGGCAGTCAGCTTGCCATCCGTGAGGATGCCACCTTCGTCGGTTCTGTTTCCGGCGGATGTATTGAAGGCGACGTTGTCACCCGTGCGCTCGACGCCATTCAGAGTGAGACACCAGAAGTGCTGGAATATGGTGTTGCCGACGCCATGGCCTGGGAAGTGGGGCTTGCCTGCGGCGGCAAGATTAGAATCTATCTCGAACCCCTCACGGTTGCCTGA
- the cutS gene encoding carbon monoxide dehydrogenase small chain, whose protein sequence is MALVSMTVNGKPVSGEVEGRTLLVQFIRENLALTGTHVGCDTSQCGACVIHMDDKAVKACTMLALQAEGSTITTIEGLAKGDDLHPVQKAFKENHGLQCGFCTPGMIMTAVDMIDRIPNLDEETVRAELEGNICRCTGYQNIVKSILDAAETTPA, encoded by the coding sequence ATGGCTCTCGTCTCCATGACAGTCAACGGCAAACCAGTATCAGGTGAAGTCGAAGGCCGCACGCTGTTGGTCCAATTCATACGTGAGAACCTCGCTCTCACCGGTACTCATGTGGGCTGCGATACAAGCCAATGCGGTGCCTGTGTCATCCATATGGATGACAAAGCTGTGAAAGCGTGCACCATGCTCGCTCTTCAAGCGGAAGGCAGCACCATCACAACCATTGAAGGCTTGGCAAAGGGCGATGATCTTCATCCGGTCCAAAAAGCCTTCAAAGAAAATCATGGGCTGCAATGTGGTTTCTGTACGCCGGGCATGATCATGACTGCTGTTGATATGATCGACCGGATTCCAAACCTGGATGAAGAAACGGTCCGCGCCGAGTTGGAAGGCAATATCTGTCGCTGTACCGGCTATCAGAACATTGTGAAATCCATTCTGGACGCTGCTGAAACCACACCCGCCTAA